TTTCGCTGTTCTGCTGCTGTCCTTTCTGCTCATCTTGTTTTATTCCAGCCCGTTTTTAAGCAGGCTGCTGTATCCGATCAAATATAAGCAGGAAATTTTACAAAATGCGGCGAAGTATGACATGGATCCTTTTCTGATCGCCGCGATTATCCGCGTGGAAACGAATTTTCAGCCGAACATGACGTCTCGAAAGGGCGCATACGGCTTGATGCAGCTTATGCCGGAAACGGCGGAGTGGATTTTGGAAAAAGGCCGGTTTTCACCGGAATGGATCCATCAGTTGGACAAGCCCGAGGTGAACATTGAAATCGGGTCGTGGTATTTAAACTGGCTGCATAAGCAGTTTAACGGCAACGATTACGCGGCCATCGCCGGCTATAATGCCGGTCAGGGGAAAGTGGCCAAATGGATGCAAAACGGCGAATGGGACGGCACGCTCGAGCAAATCGAGCAAATCCCGTACGGGGAGACGCGGCATTATTTGCAGCGCGTGCTTTATTATTATAAAAAGTATCACAAAATTTATGCAGACGATTTCTCCGGAGTCCGGGATACGTTAAAAAAAGAAGCATCGGTCATGACTCCTTCAAGGGGGTCATGAACCGACACTTCTTTTCCTAAGCTACAAATAAGTCATTATTTGAATTGGCCTGCCAGCGTTTGCTCAGCGATTTGCACCAGGCGACGAGTGATGTGACCACCGATTGCACCGGTGTCGCGGGTAGCCATGTTACCGTAGTAACCATCTTGCGGGATAGCAATACCCAGCTCTTGAGCTACCTCGTACTTCAGTTGGTCCAAAGCCTGGTTCGCTTGAGGAACAACCAATACGTTGCTGCTGCGGGATTGTCCT
The window above is part of the Paenibacillus hamazuiensis genome. Proteins encoded here:
- a CDS encoding lytic transglycosylase domain-containing protein, with amino-acid sequence MSFWRKKRVFAVLLLSFLLILFYSSPFLSRLLYPIKYKQEILQNAAKYDMDPFLIAAIIRVETNFQPNMTSRKGAYGLMQLMPETAEWILEKGRFSPEWIHQLDKPEVNIEIGSWYLNWLHKQFNGNDYAAIAGYNAGQGKVAKWMQNGEWDGTLEQIEQIPYGETRHYLQRVLYYYKKYHKIYADDFSGVRDTLKKEASVMTPSRGS
- a CDS encoding alpha/beta-type small acid-soluble spore protein; the encoded protein is MGAGQSRSSNVLVVPQANQALDQLKYEVAQELGIAIPQDGYYGNMATRDTGAIGGHITRRLVQIAEQTLAGQFK